A genome region from Primulina eburnea isolate SZY01 chromosome 9, ASM2296580v1, whole genome shotgun sequence includes the following:
- the LOC140840768 gene encoding secreted RxLR effector protein 161-like: protein MSHIPVASAIGSIMYDMISTQLDIAFALSVERRYQSNPGLLHWKAVKDIFKYLRKTKNLFLVYKSGELKLEGFTDSNFESDVDDSKSTSGFVFKLNDGDVSWKSSKQDIVANSTSEIEYIATSIVVNKGVQMRDFIQELGVNPQTVYPISVNYDNTDVVAQTKELRFHQ from the coding sequence ATGAGCCATATTCCAGTTGCATCTGCTATAGGTAGTATAATGTATGATATGATATCTACTCAACTTGATATTGCATTTGCATTGAGTGTTGAAAGAAGATATCAATCGAATCCTGGTTTATTGCATTGGAAAGCCGTGAAGGACAtttttaagtacttgagaaaAACTAAGAATTTGTTCTTGGTCTACAAgagtggagaattaaaattagaAGGTTTTACTGATTCTAACTTCGAATCAGATGTggatgattcgaaatcaacatctggatttgtattcaagcTCAATGATGGtgatgtctcttggaagagttccaagcaagacatcGTAGCCAATTCAACAAGTGAGATCGAATACATAGCTACATCGATTGTAGTAAATAAGGGTGTTCAGATGAGAGATTTCATTCAAGAGTTGGGTGTCAATCCTCAAACAGTTTATCCAATCTCGGTCAACTATGACAACACTGATGTTGTTGCACAAACAAAGGAATTGAGGTTTCATCAATGA